The genomic DNA NNNNNNNNNNNNNNNNNNNNNNNNNNNNNNNNNNNNNNNNNNNNNNNNNNNNNNNNNNNNNNNNNNNNNNNNNNNNNNNNNNNNNNNNNNNNNNNNNNNNNNNNNNNNNNNNNNNNNNNNNNNNNNNNNNNNNNNNNNNNNNNNNNNNNNNNNNNNNNNNNNNNNNNNNNNNNNNNNNNNNNNNNNNNNNNNNNNNNNNNNNNNNNNNNNNNNNNNNNNNNNNNNNNNNNNNNNNNNNNNNNNNNNNNNNNNNNNNNNNNNNNNNNNNNNNNNNNNNNNNNNNNNNNNNNNNNNNNNNNNNNNNNNNNNNNNNNNNNNNNNNNNNNNNNNNNNNNNNNNNNNNNNNNNNNNNNNNNNNNNNNNNNNNNNNNNNNNNNNNNNNNNNNNNNNNNNNNNNNNNNNNNNNNNNNNNNNNNNNNNNNNNNNNNNNNNNNNNNNNNNNNNNNNNNNNNNNNNNNNNNNNNNNNNNNNNNNNNNNNNNNNNNNNNNNNNNNNNNNNNNNNNNNNNNNNNNNNNNNNNNNNNNNNNNNNNNNNNNNNNNNNNNNNNNNNNNNNNNNNNNNNNNNNNNNNNNNNNNNNNNNNNNNNNNNNNNNNNNNNNNNNNNNNNNNNNNNNNNNNNNNNNNNNNNNNNNNNNNNNNNNNNNNNNNNNNNNNNNNNNNNNNNNNNNNNNNNNNNNNNNNNNNNNNNNNNNNNNNNNNNNNNNNNNNNNNNNNNNNNNNNNNNNNNNNNNNNNNNNNNNNNNNNNNNNNNNNNNNNNNNNNNNNNNNNNNNNNNNNNNNNNNNNNNNNNNNNNNNNNNNNNNNNNNNNNNNNNNNNNNNNNNNNNNNNNNNNNNNNNNNNNNNNNNNNNNNNNNNNNNNNNNNNNNNNNNNNNNNNNNNNNNNNNNNNNNNNNNNNNNNNNNNNNNNNNNNNNNNNNNNNNNNNNNNNNNNNNNNNNNNNNNNNNNNNNNNNNNNNNNNNNNNNNNNNNNNNNNNNNNNNNNNNNNNNNNNNNNNNNNNNNNNNNNNNNNNNNNNNNNNNNNNNNNNNNNNNNNNNNNNNNNNNNNNNNNNNNNNNNNNNNNNNNNNNNNNNNNNNNNNNNNNNNNNNNNNNNNNNNNNNNNNNNNNNNNNNNNNNNNNNNNNNNNNNNNNNNNNNNNNNNNNNNNNNNNNNNNNNNNNNNNNNNNNNNNNNNNNNNNNNNNNNNNNNNNNNNNNNNNNNNNNNNNNNNNNNNNNNNNNNNNNNNNNNNNNNNNNNNNNNNNNNNNNNNNNNNNNNNNNNNNNNNNNNNNNNNNNNNNNNNNNNNNNNNNNNNNNNNNNNNNNNNNNNNNNNNNNNNNNNNNNNNNNNNNNNNNNNNNNNNNNNNNNNNNNNNNNNNNNNNNNNNNNNNNNNNNNNNNNNNNNNNNNNNNNNNNNNNNNNNNNNNNNNNNNNNNNNNNNNNNNNNNNNNNNNNNNNNNNNNNNNNNNNNNNNNNNNNNNNNNNNNNNNNNNNNNNNNNNNNNNNNNNNNNNNNNNNNNNNNNNNNNNNNNNNNNNNNNNNNNNNNNNNNNNNNNNNNNNNNNNNNNNNNNNNNNNNNNNNNNNNNNNNNNNNNNNNNNNNNNNNNNNNNNNNNNNNNNNNNNNNNNNNNNNNNNNNNNNNNNNNNNNNNNNNNNNNNNNNNNNNNNNNNNNNNNNNNNNNNNNNNNNNNNNNNNNNNNNNNNNNNNNNNNNNNNNNNNNNNNNNNNNNNNNNNNNNNNNNNNNNNNNNNNNNNNNNNNNNNNNNNNNNNNNNNNNNNNNNNNNNNNNNNNNNNNNNNNNNNNNNNNNNNNNNNNNNNNNNNNNNNNNNNNNNNNNNNNNNNNNNNNNNNNNNNNNNNNNNNNNNNNNNNNNNNNNNNNNNNNNNNNNNNNNNNNNNNNNNNNNNNNNNNNNNNNNNNNNNNNNNNNNNNNNNNNNNNNNNNNNNNNNNNNNNNNNNNNNNNNNNNNNNNNNNNNNNNNNNNNNNNNNNNNNNNNNNNNNNNNNNNNNNNNNNNNNNNNNNNNNNNNNNNNNNNNNNNNNNNNNNNNNNNNNNNNNNNNNNNNNNNNNNNNNNNNNNNNNNNNNNNNNNNNNNNNNNNNNNNNNNNNNNNNNNNNNNNNNNNNNNNNNNNNNNNNNNNNNNNNNNNNNNNNNNNNNNNNNNNNNNNNNNNNNNNNNNNNNNNNNNNNNNNNNNNNNNNNNNNNNNNNNNNNNNNNNNNNNNNNNNNNNNNNNNNNNNNNNNNNNNNNNNNNNNNNNNNNNNNNNNNNNNNNNNNNNNNNNNNNNNNNNNNNNNNNNNNNNNNNNNNNNNNNNNNNNNNNNNNNNNNNNNNNNNNNNNNNNNNNNNNNNNNNNNNNNNNNNNNNNNNNNNNNNNNNNNNNNNNNNNNNNNNNNNNNNNNNNNNNNNNNNNNNNNNNNNNNNNNNNNNNNNNNNNNNNNNNNNNNNNNNNNNNNNNNNNNNNNNNNNNNNNNNNNNNNNNNNNNNNNNNNNNNNNNNNNNNNNNNNNNNNNNNNNNNNNNNNNNNNNNNNNNNNNNNNNNNNNNNNNNNNNNNNNNNNNNNNNNNNNNNNNNNNNNNNNNNNNNNNNNNNNNNNNNNNNNNNNNNNNNNNNNNNNNNNNNNNNNNNNNNNNNNNNNNNNNNNNNNNNNNNNNNNNNNNNNNNNNNNNNNNNNNNNNNNNNNNNNNNNNNNNNNNNNNNNNNNNNNNNNNNNNNNNNNNNNNNNNNNNNNNNNNNNNNNNNNNNNNNNNNNNNNNNNNNNNNNNNNNNNNNNNNNNNNNNNNNNNNNNNNNNNNNNNNNNNNNNNNNNNNNNNNNNNNNNNNNNNNNNNNNNNNNNNNNNNNNNNNNNNNNNNNNNNNNNNNNNNNNNNNNNNNNNNNNNNNNNNNNNNNNNNNNNNNNNNNNNNNNNNNNNNNNNNNNNNNNNNNNNNNNNNNNNNNNNNNNNNNNNNNNNNNNNNNNNNNNNNNNNNNNNNNNNNNNNNNNNNNNNNNNNNNNNNNNNNNNNNNNNNNNNNNNNNNNNNNNNNNNNNNNNNNNNNNNNNNNNNNNNNNNNNNNNNNNNNNNNNNNNNNNNNNNNNNNNNNNNNNNNNNNNNNNNNNNNNNNNNNNNNNNNNNNNNNNNNNNNNNNNNNNNNNNNNNNNNNNNNNNNNNNNNNNNNNNNNNNNNNNNNNNNNNNNNNNNNNNNNNNNNNNNNNNNNNNNNNNNNNNNNNNNNNNNNNNNNNNNNNNNNNNNNNNNNNNNNNNNNNNNNNNNNNNNNNNNNNNNNNNNNNNNNNNNNNNNNNNNNNNNNNNNNNNNNNNNNNNNNNNNNNNNNNNNNNNNNNNNNNNNNNNNNNNNNNNNNNNNNNNNNNNNNNNNNNNNNNNNNNNNNNNNNNNNNNNNNNNNNNNNNNNNNNNNNNNNNNNNNNNNNNNNNNNNNNNNNNNNNNNNNNNNNNNNNNNNNNNNNNNNNNNNNNNNNNNNNNNNNNNNNNNNNNNNNNNNNNNNNNNNNNNNNNNNNNNNNNNNNNNNNNNNNNNNNNNNNNNNNNNNNNNNNNNNNNNNNNNNNNNNNNNNNNNNNNNNNNNNNNNNNNNNNNNNNNNNNNNNNNNNNNNNNNNNNNNNNNNNNNNNNNNNNNNNNNNNNNNNNNNNNNNNNNNNNNNNNNNNNNNNNNNNNNNNNNNNNNNNNNNNNNNNNNNNNNNNNNNNNNNNNNNNNNNNNNNNNNNNNNNNNNNNNNNNNNNNNNNNNNNNNNNNNNNNNNNNNNNNNNNNNNNNNNNNNNNNNNNNNNNNNNNNNNNNNNNNNNNNNNNNNNNNNNNNNNNNNNNNNNNNNNNNNNNNNNNNNNNNNNNNNNNNNNNNNNNNNNNNNNNNNNNNNNNNNNNNNNNNNNNNNNNNNNNNNNNNNNNNNNNNNNNNNNNNNNNNNNNNNNNNNNNNNNNNNNNNNNNNNNNNNNNNNNNNNNNNNNNNNNNNNNNNNNNNNNNNNNNNNNNNNNNNNNNNNNNNNNNNNNNNNNNNNNNNNNNNNNNNNNNNNNNNNNNNNNNNNNNNNNNNNNNNNNNNNNNNNNNNNNNNNNNNNNNNNNNNNNNNNNNNNNNNNNNNNNNNNNNNNNNNNNNNNNNNNNNNNNNNNNNNNNNNNNNNNNNNNNNNNNNNNNNNNNNNNNNNNNNNNNNNNNNNNNNNNNNNNNNNNNNNNNNNNNNNNNNNNNNNNNNNNNNNNNNNNNNNNNNNNNNNNNNNNNNNNNNNNNNNNNNNNNNNNNNNNNNNNNNNNNNNNNNNNNNNNNNNNNNNNNNNNNNNNNNNNNNNNNNNNNNNNNNNNNNNNNNNNNNNNNNNNNNNNNNNNNNNNNNNNNNNNNNNNNNNNNNNNNNNNNNNNNNNNNNNNNNNNNNNNNNNNNNNNNNNNNNNNNNNNNNNNNNNNNNNNNNNNNNNNNNNNNNNNNNNNNNNNNNNNNNNNNNNNNNNNNNNNNNNNNNNNNNNNNNNNNNNNNNNNNNNNNNNNNNNNNNNNNNNNNNNNNNNNNNNNNNNNNNNNNNNNNNNNNNNNNNNNNNNNNNNNNNNNNNNNNNNNNNNNNNNNNNNNNNNNNNNNNNNNNNNNNNNNNNNNNNNNNNNNNNNNNNNNNNNNNNNNNNNNNNNNNNNNNNNNNNNNNNNNNNNNNNNNNNNNNNNNNNNNNNNNNNNNNNNNNNNNNNNNNNNNNNNNNNNNNNNNNNNNNNNNNNNNNNNNNNNNNNNNNNNNNNNNNNNNNNNNNNNNNNNNNNNNNNNNNNNNNNNNNNNNNNNNNNNNNNNNNNNNNNNNNNNNNNNNNNNNNNNNNNNNNNNNNNNNNNNNNNNNNNNNNNNNNNNNNNNNNNNNNNNNNNNNNNNNNNNNNNNNNNNNNNNNNNNNNNNNNNNNNNNNNNNNNNNNNNNNNNNNNNNNNNNNNNNNNNNNNNNNNNNNNNNNNNNNNNNNNNNNNNNNNNNNNNNNNNNNNNNNNNNNNNNNNNNNNNNNNNNNNNNNNNNNNNNNNNNNNNNNNNNNNNNNNNNNNNNNNNNNNNNNNNNNNNNNNNNNNNNNNNNNNNNNNNNNNNNNNNNNNNNNNNNNNNNNNNNNNNNNNNNNNNNNNNNNNNNNNNNNNNNNNNNNNNNNNNNNNNNNNNNNNNNNNNNNNNNNNNNNNNNNNNNNNNNNNNNNNNNNNNNNNNNNNNNNNNNNNNNNNNNNNNNNNNNNNNNNNNNNNNNNNNNNNNNNNNNNNNNNNNNNNNNNNNNNNNNNNNNNNNNNNNNNNNNNNNNNNNNNNNNNNNNNNNNNNNNNNNNNNNNNNNNNNNNNNNNNNNNNNNNNNNNNNNNNNNNNNNNNNNNNNNNNNNNNNNNNNNNNNNNNNNNNNNNNNNNNNNNNNNNNNNNNNNNNNNNNNNNNNNNNNNNNNNNNNNNNNNNNNNNNNNNNNNNNNNNNNNNNNNNNNNNNNNNNNNNNNNNNNNNNNNNNNNNNNNNNNNNNNNNNNNNNNNNNNNNNNNNNNNNNNNNNNNNNNNNNNNNNNNNNNNNNNNNNNNNNNNNNNNNNNNNNNNNNNNNNNNNNNNNNNNNNNNNNNNNNNNNNNNNNNNNNNNNNNNNNNNNNNNNNNNNNNNNNNNNNNNNNNNNNNNNNNNNNNNNNNNNNNNNNNNNNNNNNNNNNNNNNNNNNNNNNNNNNNNNNNNNNNNNNNNNNNNNNNNNNNNNNNNNNNNNNNNNNNNNNNNNNNNNNNNNNNNNNNNNNNNNNNNNNNNNNNNNNNNNNNNNNNNNNNNNNNNNNNNNNNNNNNNNNNNNNNNNNNNNNNNNNNNNNNNNNNNNNNNNNNNNNNNNNNNNNNNNNNNNNNNNNNNNNNNNNNNNNNNNNNNNNNNNNNNNNNNNNNNNNNNNNNNNNNNNNNNNNNNNNNNNNNNNNNNNNNNNNNNNNNNNNNNNNNNNNNNNNNNNNNNNNNNNNNNNNNNNNNNNNNNNNNNNNNNNNNNNNNNNNNNNNNNNNNNNNNNNNNNNNNNNNNNNNNNNNNNNNNNNNNNNNNNNNNNNNNNNNNNNNNNNNNNNNNNNNNNNNNNNNNNNNNNNNNNNNNNNNNNNNNNNNNNNNNNNNNNNNNNNNNNNNNNNNNNNNNNNNNNNNNNNNNNNNNNNNNNNNNNNNNNNNNNNNNNNNNNNNNNNNNNNNNNNNNNNNNNNNNNNNNNNNNNNNNNNNNNNNNNNNNNNNNNNNNNNNNNNNNNNNNNNNNNNNNNNNNNNNNNNNNNNNNNNNNNNNNNNNNNNNNNNNNNNNNNNNNNNNNNNNNNNNNNNNNNNNNNNNNNNNNNNNNNNNNNNNNNNNNNNNNNNNNNNNNNNNNNNNNNNNNNNNNNNNNNNNNNNNNNNNNNNNNNNNNNNNNNNNNNNNNNNNNNNNNNNNNNNNNNNNNNNNNNNNGGACCTCATCACCGGCGACCGCGTGCCCTTGCCGTCCTTCACCACAATCCGGAGACTCGAAGTCGCGGACTACTACGAACTCCACGTCGCTGTCGAAAATCGGCTCCACCTTTTCCAGCAGGTCAAACTGTGCCAGACGCCGGCGCACCCGAACGGCTACCTGGCCGTCGCTCTCTTCTCCAGCGGACCCTTGGGTATGCTCGCGTTCACGGCGAACGGCGACGAGGGCTGGACGCCACTGATGAACCCCGCGGGAGTGCACAACCTCAAGTTCACGGACGCCACCGTCCACAACGGGAAGGTGGTCGCTGTGGCCGGATCTGGGGACATCTACTCCTGGGACATGGAAGGCGCAGCTGCGGAACCCACACTGCTGCCGCGAGTACCGGAGATCCACCACGTCAGCCACGACCTCAGGCGCGGGTTCTACCTCGCCGCGTCGAGCGCCGGCCAGCTTCAGGTAGTCTGCATGCACGGCCACGGCGACGTCAAGGACAGTcgcagcaggaggatcgtgTTCAAGGACCAGTGGAGCTTCTTCGCGCGCcacgtctcgctgcacgagctCGACGCGGCCACCGGCGCGTGGCGCCGCGTCAGGGACCTCGGCGGCGACCGCGCCCTCTTCGTGGGTGGAAACTACCCGTTCTACGCCACCGTGCCTCCAGGCGGTTCCAACGATCTCCAGGCCGATTGCGTCTACATCGCGGACTTGCTCGTCTGTGACGCCGCCGTCTTCGATCTGAAGCTGGGAGATGACTACATCTACGAATTTGAGCGCCGGCTCAGTTATCCGGCCATGGCCGACTCCTTGCAAATGCCAATGTGGTTCCAGCCAACTGCGTACCCTATTGCATAATTGCCGTAGAAGAGCTAGCGGCAAACAATATAAATTTCGCAATAGCAAACGATATTCGGATTGAGTGCTAGCAAGAAAACATTTGAATTTTGGTTATGTAATAATCCTGGCGATGCATGACATAACTATACATGGATAGATTCATCCTGAtaagtattttttttcatgtaATTTTATCTCATCATGATATGTGTAACTCTATAAATTGGAATGGGCATCAATTGACATGAAAGAATTCAGCTAGAATGACTTCCTTTCggtatttttttttgtctaatcTTGGCTATGTATGACTATTGTATTTAAGAATCGATAAGAAATACTATGacctttttatatttttttatctcaTGGCAAAAGCATTTGTGTAATATTTATCTTCACTGGTAATTGGAAGTGTCTGTTGTGGATCAGAATGAGAACTGTACGCATACCTTATATACAACTTCACTTGCAATTCCAAATTCATGTATGAAACTATTCTCATTCTGTATGTTTCACTATTACATTCTGATTCGACATTGGGGGAAAAGTAGCAATGGAAATAAAATGTATGATACAATCATAGATATTCATGGAAGTTCAATCTCATATTTCTCCACCCGAAAAAATAAAAGTGGTACACCTCGTTTACACAGGTAGAGTATACTGGAGTGATGTATCAGCAAAAACAACATCAAATGCTTGTCTTATTTAACGTCTCCAACGAAAAAGTAGCACCAGGGTGATTTTCTGATACTGTTGGGTGTGATGTTAGTATGTACAATACCCATAAGTGGAGGCATACCAGGTACACCAAAGCCCAAATCTGCGCCTTCGGATTCCGCCTTAAGAATATATGCCCTGCCGAGAAAATCGAATCGAGCTGTCGGATAGCGGTTCCCAGCTGCTGCTGCCCAGCCCTTATCCTGTCACGAAGCTTTGGTGAATATGATTCTTGCCATGCACCAGCTTCGATGTCTATTCTTGATGAGCTTGTCGAAGCTGTTGATGAGGTGCTATTGTCGAGCAATCTTGAGACTGCCTGTAGATATAGTGTTACTCCCCTCGCATACAATTGTACTTGGGTAAACTTACTAGGGCTGTCAAAATCTTATAAAGTGACTTAGATACAATGGGTCTACATATACCTCTATTCTCATTAACAGAGCTGCCTTCTCTGAAGATAGGGACTCAACCTGAAAATAGAGTAACAACATTTATTTTCAAATAGTAAAATCTTTAAATTAGGTGTCATTATTTATTATTGATAACAAGGGTTGTTTTTCAAAACTTTATCACAGGAAGTTTATAGCTTCCCTAACTCCATTACAATACCAATGAAGGAAGGGAATGCCAACTGTTCTCGTCAGTAGAAAATTAGGCAAGATTCTATCCCAACACAATAGCTTAATCATGTGAAACTCATGCTGCTCCAAAAACCAGGCAACGAAGTCACAAGATGGGGTGTACTTAAGGAACGGACCTGCATTTGCTTCTGAATCAACCGATCAGTTAGTTGATCAAGCCTCTTCTTGAGTTCGATTTCCACCTCTGTAGGGTGAACCATGTTTCTTCTAGTGAGCTCAATGCTTTCTTCAATCTTCCTTGCCTATGGATAAAAAAATGGCCCCAGTCCAGATAATTGGTTAACATAACTATTAGCTACAGAACAGAGTGTAAATATGCAAATCTCTTGTAAAAAGGAGACTCAGCCCTACAGCACCAGAACCTATGGATGAAATATTCAAGAAATTGCAACACATGCGCAATTAGTTTATTTGGAGAATATTAAATAAGCATGGATGCCTTTAGTCCCTCGCTTCCAGGTTGTAATAGATTTCCCTATCTATTTCACCAGTGAACAATATAATGTCTTAGAGAAGAAACATGTGCTCAGAAGCAAATATGTGTGTGCTCCAAAATCAAGTAAAGTGGGACAACAATTTAAAAACAGTGAACCAGTCGAAGCTCAGTTCTATGTTATATCACAGTACAATGACAAACACTATGGGATATCAATAAACCAGATTATACTGATAAGATCCAATTGACCACATAATTATAAAAGGAACTCCTGATCAGGATTATGATTTGCATACGAAAACTAATGACTACAGTTGTTCTTTGGAGAGCCTACCTTGTCCTTCAGGTTCACAATTCTATCACATGTCAGAGTGTATTCTGCATCAATAATTTCCTCCTCCAGCTTGAACCTTCTCAAAGATTCTATCTAGACAAAAGTTAACTAATATTACAAACTGATAAGGCCAGATATTTTTTTCTAGGAGTCAACAGTTCTACTCGAATGACTCAAGGAAATATTGTATCTGTTGGGCAAATGTATGTTGATTGCATACTTCATCAACCGGAGGGATGCTTGTCTTTTGTATCTTTGCTAGCTTTCTTTTGTATCCTGTTCATGGAATGATAATAAAGGTCACCTACTGAAAAGAATTGATGTTGATGCCAAAAAGAATTACATTCAATAAAGCCAAAAGTCTCATACTTAAGTCAGTTCAAAAAGACAAGAACATGAATCAGCTTAATATACCATTGGCATTAAACTTAAATTAGAGTGCTTGAAATCACTGGAAACTAAAAACCAGAGAGCCCCATAAAAGAGTCATTGTCAACTTACTGTCTACAGCAAGCGTCTTTGTTTCAATTTCCTCTCGAAGCTGGGAAACTTGATCTACCTGTCAAATACCAAAAATAAACAGTTTTGAAATTATTGACAACACACTCTGTTAATCGTGAAACATTTATGAAGTATTAATCCCATTCAACTCATTATTAGAAGATTGTTATGTTAAGGATCCTTACTCCAGTAACAGGAAGGCAACAATATATAGCAAATTGCATTGTGCACAAAACTCTAGACTAACCTATTATTCCGATTCCAGAATGTATCAAGTATGTCCAGTGGTAGAATTTTGGAGCAGATGTTGTTGTTATCCCTATTTATTATGCACAGTGCAGTTTCTCCAAATTTAGAGGGGAAGAATAAAGCTTCAATGTTCAACTATCTATGCACCCACATCTGTTGTTAGTTGTTACCATAGAACAGGGCTGTCATCGTATTTTCATTGTTTCTTAAGCCTAAAACCCAATGCACGGAAAAGAAGACATACTTGAACTTCCAGATTCCATTGTTCCCTGGCAAGCAATTTTGCAAGATCTGCGTTTGTGACCTGCAAAATCGTTTGGTAAGAGCATTGCTAAGACTTGTGACAATGGGAAAACTATTTTCCACCACAACAGTGAAAGGCTCCATATACACCATCTGCAGAGTTTGGCATAAAAATGGCAGAGGGGGTGGGGGACAGAATCGGTAGACAGCGATATACCTCAAGTCTAGCCAAACATGCAAGGGCTTCCATTCTAGTGCTGTGATGTCTCTGTTTCTCCATCTCCACTGCTTCCATTGTTTCAATCATACTAGTCTGCAACTCTGAAGCCTGAAATATGTTGAGCAAAATTCTTTTAAAGAATCATCACCTTCTGTACCATCTCACCAGGATATAAATGATTTTGCATATGAACACTGAGCAGCTGACTCTGCCTTGCAAGAGACAGTTGTGGACTGCATTGTCGGGACTCAAGATCAACATAAAGTTCCATACATCCATAACCAGTGCAATAATCAAGATGTTTGATTTTGTGCTCCAATGCAGTATTGCAAACGCATTGAAACTAAGGAGAATATATACTTTATAACAAACAAACAGTATGCGATGTATTACTAACTCGACTGTTATGTAAATCACAAAAATACAGTTAACAATATGCAAGCTATAGGAATAGTTCCTGTTGCTCTGTTCACAGCTGTACATAGTATGTGATACAGTATATTTTTAGCAACCTCATAAATCTCAAGCAACATAAAATCGACGAGGCGCAGACTCACCTCCTGCGCTTGCTCCTTCTCACGCTCGGCGAGCAGCTTCTCAAGCCCGGCCTTCTCCCCCTCGAGCCTCGCAATAGCCTCCTCTCGCTCGGCGATCGCGCGTGCAGCCATGGCCGCGAGCCGCTCagcccgccgccgtctcctATCCTCCTCCCTCCGTCTCTCCTCCTCCGAATCCTCCGAATCATCGCTCCCCGACCCATCCGATGCATCatcgctcccgctcccgctcccgctcccactCTCAGACGCGCCACCCTTGCCATCCCCGCGATCCCCACGATCCCCTTCCGGCTTCACCTCAGCCACCACCTCTACCGGCGGCGCACCACCGGCTTGATCCTGCAACGCGAGCACCGCAGCCGCGGACGcggagcggcggggcgcgggggAAGGCGGGGAGGGGCGCTTCGCGGCTAGGCGGAGGCCGAGGGAAGGGCGCGggccggccgcgggcggcgcgtCGAGGAAAGCATCGGCATCGGCTGAGGGAGAGGTGGAGGGGTGCAGCGCGGCGAGGTCGGAGGCGGAGGGGGACTTGCCGAGGGACTCCGCCGCCTGCTGGTCGATCTGAAGCGCAAGAGGAGTGTAAGAGTCAGAAGAGATGGAGTGAGGACTCGAGGGGTTGCGGCGGCGAGGTAGGAACGGCAGGTGTCCTTGCCTGATGGAGGAGGGTCTCGGCGGCTTTGAGCTTGGAGGAGATCCACcccgccatggcgcggcggcgcggcgaacggAGGGGCCGCGAGGCGTGATGATTGGACTGGACGCCGCCCCGCGGGTTGGTCGGTGACTGacgcgccgcagccgcagggTGTGGCTACTGGCAAGACCTGAAAATGGGCCGGGCCGCAAGACATGAGGGGTTTGCTGAGTTGGTCCGCGCGCTTGTTGGATCGTGAACAAGCCTGAACTGATGAATGATGAGCAGAATCCATGGCAAGAAACTTCAGAAATACTAAACCTCAAATAGTCAAATGCTAAGACTGGGTCTGCCTCCATCATTTGAGTTTTGAGGGCCTAATTTTTACGGAAAAGCTAAATCTCCCTCGGATGATCCAAATCCGACAACATTAGCGTTGATTAGGATGAGCCAAATTTGGTT from Panicum virgatum strain AP13 chromosome 7N, P.virgatum_v5, whole genome shotgun sequence includes the following:
- the LOC120682417 gene encoding golgin candidate 2-like, with protein sequence MAGWISSKLKAAETLLHQIDQQAAESLGKSPSASDLAALHPSTSPSADADAFLDAPPAAGPRPSLGLRLAAKRPSPPSPAPRRSASAAAVLALQDQAGGAPPVEVVAEVKPEGDRGDRGDGKGGASESGSGSGSGSDDASDGSGSDDSEDSEEERRREEDRRRRRAERLAAMAARAIAEREEAIARLEGEKAGLEKLLAEREKEQAQEASELQTSMIETMEAVEMEKQRHHSTRMEALACLARLEVTNADLAKLLAREQWNLEVQVDQVSQLREEIETKTLAVDRYKRKLAKIQKTSIPPVDEIESLRRFKLEEEIIDAEYTLTCDRIVNLKDKARKIEESIELTRRNMVHPTEVEIELKKRLDQLTDRLIQKQMQVESLSSEKAALLMRIEAVSRLLDNSTSSTASTSSSRIDIEAGAWQESYSPKLRDRIRAGQQQLGTAIRQLDSIFSAGHIFLRRNPKAQIWALVYLVCLHLWVLYILTSHPTVSENHPGATFSLETLNKTSI